A window of Halobellus sp. LT62 contains these coding sequences:
- a CDS encoding metal-dependent transcriptional regulator, with translation MLSDVMEDYLKAIYQIQARSGPPVSTSAIATALDKTPATVTSMLGNLEERGLITHEKYKGAELTPEGETVALEVLRHHRLLEAYLAEQLDYSWSEVHEEADALEHHISEEFERRVAAALDDPVVDPHGDPIPSADLAPLEDDEAVPLSTKEVGDHVVVSRVSDRDREELEYLAEAGITPGTALDVVDVAPFGMITVETDDGGEQSLPESIAEAIYVIADAAAVEPDRRGEESDGHSGVSDA, from the coding sequence ATGTTGAGCGACGTGATGGAGGACTACCTCAAGGCGATCTACCAGATTCAGGCCCGCTCGGGGCCGCCCGTCTCCACGTCCGCGATCGCGACGGCGCTCGATAAGACGCCCGCGACGGTGACGAGTATGCTCGGCAACCTCGAAGAGCGCGGGCTGATCACCCACGAGAAGTACAAAGGCGCAGAGCTCACACCGGAGGGCGAAACGGTGGCGCTGGAGGTGCTCAGACACCACCGATTGCTGGAAGCTTACCTCGCAGAACAGCTCGATTACTCGTGGAGCGAGGTCCACGAGGAGGCCGACGCCTTAGAGCACCACATCAGCGAGGAGTTCGAGCGGCGCGTCGCGGCCGCGCTGGACGACCCCGTGGTCGATCCGCACGGCGATCCGATCCCGTCGGCCGATCTCGCGCCGCTGGAAGACGACGAGGCGGTGCCGCTGTCGACGAAAGAGGTCGGCGATCACGTCGTCGTCTCCCGCGTCAGCGATCGGGACCGCGAGGAACTGGAGTATCTGGCCGAGGCGGGAATTACGCCCGGGACCGCTCTGGACGTCGTCGACGTCGCCCCCTTCGGGATGATCACCGTCGAGACCGACGACGGGGGCGAGCAGAGCCTCCCCGAATCGATCGCCGAGGCGATATACGTCATCGCTGACGCGGCCGCCGTCGAACCGGATCGGAGAGGAGAGGAGTCGGACGGACACAGCGGAGTGAGTGATGCGTGA
- a CDS encoding pyridoxal-phosphate dependent enzyme has product MSTNEAFLGLVCTGTGERDDATATGRSGAGARLEAAYDYDAVDWAGDAGDALADELDSMWRYADLLAFADPLTAAEGGTPLVSAPALAEEADLGSLWIKDEGRNPTGTVLDRGLAPAVTAAREADADLVALASPGNAGQSAASYAGMADLRSYAFVPSRAPFSNKAMINVHGGEMRVVGGRYPDAEAALHEQLQSEWYTLEAFDNPHRHDGIKTVAFEIAESRSWSVPDGVVVPAGTGEVVAGVEKGFRELREIEVIDDVPPIYLAQPSGCAPIVAAHERGADSIEPWESPDTIVGELEIPQPAGGDVALDAVQSTGGGVVAVDDEDSLESAVLAAQRVGVEASPAGGVALAGAAALADEGTFGSDDDVVVLNTASGVKTADVLRSHLMGKGV; this is encoded by the coding sequence ATGTCGACCAACGAGGCGTTTCTCGGACTCGTCTGTACCGGGACCGGCGAACGCGACGACGCGACCGCGACGGGCCGCAGCGGGGCCGGCGCGCGGCTCGAAGCGGCGTACGACTACGACGCCGTCGATTGGGCGGGCGACGCGGGCGATGCGCTCGCGGACGAGCTGGATTCGATGTGGCGCTACGCCGACCTCTTGGCCTTCGCGGACCCGCTCACCGCGGCCGAGGGGGGAACCCCGCTCGTCTCCGCGCCGGCGCTCGCCGAAGAGGCTGATCTCGGATCTCTCTGGATCAAAGACGAGGGGCGCAATCCGACCGGGACGGTGCTGGATCGAGGGCTCGCCCCGGCCGTGACGGCCGCGCGCGAGGCCGACGCGGACCTCGTCGCGCTCGCCTCACCGGGGAACGCGGGGCAGTCGGCCGCCTCGTACGCCGGGATGGCCGACCTGCGCTCGTACGCGTTCGTCCCGTCGCGGGCCCCGTTCTCGAACAAGGCGATGATCAACGTCCACGGCGGCGAGATGCGCGTCGTCGGGGGGCGCTATCCCGACGCCGAGGCCGCCCTGCACGAGCAACTGCAGTCGGAGTGGTACACTCTCGAAGCGTTCGACAACCCGCACCGTCACGACGGGATCAAGACCGTCGCCTTCGAGATCGCCGAGTCGCGCTCGTGGTCCGTTCCGGACGGCGTCGTCGTCCCGGCGGGAACCGGAGAAGTCGTCGCCGGAGTCGAAAAGGGATTCCGCGAGCTCCGCGAGATCGAGGTGATCGACGACGTGCCGCCGATCTACCTCGCACAGCCGTCGGGCTGTGCGCCAATCGTCGCCGCCCACGAGCGCGGGGCTGATTCGATCGAGCCGTGGGAGTCGCCCGATACGATCGTCGGCGAACTGGAGATTCCCCAGCCCGCGGGCGGTGACGTCGCGCTCGACGCGGTCCAATCGACGGGTGGGGGCGTCGTCGCCGTCGACGACGAGGACAGTCTGGAGAGCGCCGTCCTCGCGGCACAGCGAGTGGGCGTGGAAGCCAGTCCTGCGGGCGGCGTCGCGCTCGCGGGCGCGGCGGCGCTGGCCGACGAGGGGACGTTCGGAAGCGACGATGATGTCGTCGTCCTCAACACGGCGTCCGGCGTGAAAACCGCCGACGTGCTCCGGAGTCACCTGATGGGGAAGGGAGTCTAG
- a CDS encoding NAD(P)/FAD-dependent oxidoreductase, producing MAGDSVVVVGAGLAGLVAARRLATAGADVTVVERRRTVGGRVRTERRDGFTLDRGFQVLFTAYPAVRRELDLEALDLRFFRPGAVIARPGSRSVLSDPLRDVRAAGASLRNGEVTLSDKLRTLLLRQHVGTRTESEVFRSSDQPIRSYLREWGFSDDYIDNFIAPFYGGITLDRSLSTSKRVFEYTFKALSAGRIAVPAAGMGAIPEQLAERARDAGASIRLDERVTALDDEGDGNENRDNSGREDRDNDGDEGRDSGDVTVETESETLAADAVVVATDPKEARRLTGVDSIPREARSCVTQYYRLPAASAPRTGRKLLLNAADPSPNTVVPISGIAPEYAPEGSALLNATFLGDAALDRDTDALAEETRLTLEAWYPARDFSELEPVRTHRIEFAQFAQPPGVHETLPDARAPGDATYLAGDYTAWSSIQGALRSGREAAQAVERDR from the coding sequence ATGGCCGGAGATTCTGTCGTGGTCGTCGGGGCGGGGCTGGCCGGTCTCGTCGCCGCGCGTCGACTCGCGACCGCGGGCGCAGACGTGACCGTCGTGGAGCGACGCCGGACGGTCGGCGGGCGGGTCCGTACCGAGCGGCGGGACGGCTTCACCCTCGACCGCGGGTTCCAAGTGCTCTTCACCGCCTACCCGGCGGTCCGTCGCGAACTCGATTTGGAGGCGCTCGACCTGCGGTTCTTCCGCCCCGGCGCGGTCATCGCGCGTCCGGGGTCGCGATCGGTGCTCTCGGACCCGCTGCGCGACGTTCGCGCCGCCGGGGCGTCGCTCCGGAACGGCGAGGTGACGCTGAGCGACAAACTTCGGACGCTGCTTCTCAGACAGCACGTCGGGACTCGGACGGAGTCGGAGGTCTTTCGATCGTCGGATCAACCGATCCGGTCGTACCTCCGAGAGTGGGGCTTTTCCGATGACTACATCGACAACTTCATCGCGCCGTTCTACGGGGGCATCACGCTCGATCGGTCGCTCTCGACCTCCAAGCGCGTGTTCGAGTACACGTTCAAGGCGCTCTCTGCGGGTCGGATTGCGGTCCCGGCGGCAGGGATGGGCGCGATCCCCGAACAGTTGGCCGAGCGGGCCCGCGACGCGGGCGCGTCGATCCGACTCGACGAGCGGGTCACGGCACTCGACGACGAGGGCGACGGGAACGAGAACCGCGACAACAGCGGGCGCGAAGACCGCGACAACGACGGCGACGAGGGCCGTGACAGCGGCGACGTCACCGTCGAAACGGAGTCGGAGACGCTCGCGGCCGACGCGGTCGTCGTCGCGACCGATCCGAAGGAGGCTCGCCGGCTCACCGGCGTCGACTCGATCCCGCGGGAGGCCCGAAGCTGTGTGACGCAGTACTACCGACTGCCGGCTGCATCGGCTCCGCGGACGGGGCGCAAGCTCCTGCTCAACGCGGCGGATCCGTCGCCGAACACCGTCGTTCCGATCTCCGGGATCGCGCCCGAGTACGCGCCGGAGGGGTCGGCGCTTCTCAACGCGACGTTCCTCGGCGATGCCGCGCTGGACCGGGACACCGACGCGTTGGCCGAGGAGACGCGGCTGACGCTCGAAGCGTGGTACCCCGCGCGCGACTTCTCGGAACTGGAGCCGGTTCGGACACATCGCATCGAGTTCGCGCAGTTCGCACAGCCGCCGGGCGTCCACGAGACGCTGCCGGACGCGCGCGCACCGGGCGATGCGACGTATCTCGCCGGTGACTACACCGCGTGGTCCTCGATCCAAGGCGCGCTGCGAAGCGGTCGCGAGGCCGCGCAGGCCGTCGAGCGCGACCGCTGA
- a CDS encoding metallophosphoesterase has protein sequence MDDDIAPTAVADDIEVLPRAVYLRGADALVLADLHVGRGDASNVTLPVGERRDLRERLEALLARTDPATTVFAGDLLHRFGAVTERSRETVEALRRCCADAESDPVFVRGNHDNALDTAVDDIREYYVVCDEPRTVVCHGHEEPTVDADRYVIGHDHPAIGIEGRRRPCALVAPEAYRGADVLMLPAFSRLAPGVEINDARADDLLSPLLDDLDDVRPVVYDEGREEALAFPPLGSFRLLL, from the coding sequence GTGGACGACGACATCGCCCCGACTGCCGTCGCCGACGACATCGAGGTCCTCCCGCGGGCGGTCTACCTCCGAGGAGCCGACGCGCTCGTTCTCGCGGATCTCCACGTCGGTCGGGGCGACGCGTCGAACGTGACCCTCCCGGTCGGCGAGCGACGCGACCTCCGAGAGCGACTCGAAGCGCTGCTCGCGAGGACCGACCCGGCGACGACCGTCTTCGCCGGCGACCTCCTTCACCGGTTCGGAGCCGTCACCGAGCGGAGCCGAGAGACCGTCGAGGCGCTCAGACGATGCTGTGCGGACGCGGAGAGTGACCCCGTCTTCGTCCGCGGGAACCACGACAACGCGCTCGATACTGCCGTCGACGACATCCGCGAGTACTACGTCGTTTGCGACGAGCCGCGGACTGTCGTCTGTCACGGGCACGAGGAGCCAACCGTCGACGCCGATCGCTACGTGATCGGCCACGACCACCCGGCGATCGGGATCGAGGGCCGCCGCCGCCCCTGCGCGCTCGTCGCGCCCGAAGCGTACCGCGGAGCCGACGTCCTGATGCTGCCCGCGTTCTCCCGGCTCGCACCCGGCGTCGAGATCAACGACGCCCGAGCCGACGACCTGCTGTCGCCGCTGCTTGACGATCTGGACGACGTTCGACCGGTCGTTTACGACGAGGGCCGCGAGGAGGCGCTGGCGTTCCCGCCGTTGGGATCGTTCCGTCTGCTGTTGTGA